AGCTCAATCGCCTTATTGAGACTAGCAGCCAGGCCGAGGTTTTCTGGATTGCACACTAGTTTGATCATTTCCACACGGAAATCGTAATCCATTAACAAGTCTTTTAAATCACTCCGTTCTGGATTATCCAGTACGATCACAAACTCCCTCGGCAAATAGGTTTGCTTCAAAATCGAGTCAACCGCTTGCTGGACTTGCTCAGGTCGTTCATTATATACACTCATAATTACGCTGATTGCCATTTTTTCTCCTCAATCTTCAATTCAGTTGAAAGTAAATACCCCAAGAATATTATTGCCGTCAGTACCATGCCGCTGCGCGCAACCTCACCTTTATAATTTGCGATTAGTAGAACTACGCCAAAGGCTAGAAAGATTTTACTATCACGAACAACCTTTCCAGACTTTTTGTGGCAAGCCGTCAACGAGGCTATAATCGTACCGTACAGTAGCGCCATGTAAATGATGCCCCCCATAAATAAGTCATTAATAAAGCCAATGTCGGACGTTCCGAACCAAATATTGTTGGCATTGCCACCATATACGCGAACGCCATAACCAAACACCCAATCTAAAAGCTGACTCGGAAACATCAAGAACGAGCCCGTCAGTTGTTCGTAATTGCCCTGCTTACTACCTTCAAAGACGAGTGCAAACGTATCTTCGAAGCCACTGACGATCCAGGTATACGTATCAGGTTGGATGGATTGCAAAAACGCTAAACCCAATATGATAAAGGTCACACTCAATATGATAATCAACACAACTTGAAACAGCCCTCGAACACTGGACAGCATCCGTTTGACCAGCATCAAAGCAAAACCAAAAGCCAGCGTGATCAAGCCGGTTCGGCCGTTTAATACGATAATAAAGACACAAAATGGTAGGAACCAATAATACTTTTTGCCATGGTTCATTCCCAGATATATCGCAACTAGCCCCATCAAACTATGATAGATTGGAGTAAAAAATGTGTAATCACTGCTGATTCCATACAAACGTTCACCATAAATAAACTGATTCTGAATAATACCAGTGGCTGTTTTTGCTAAAATTGCAGCGCGAATACCCGAACTTGCCAGCATGACCAAAGCAAATAAGCATTGAACGACCACCATCCATAGCATCCAGGTCAAGACCGTTTCGCTTGTCACGTTAAAATACTTACGAAGAACTTCTAGCCATAACACCAAGGCAACGACGTTCAAAATAATCACAATATTTTGAAACACCCGGGGGGCATTTCCTGCCAACTTTGCCCTGAACGCAAAGTAAATCACTGATAGCATCACACCAATCACAAAAATGTGCAGCCGATTAATAGCAATCGATAAGTCCTTTGGCGACAATAGCAAGACGCAACCACCAGTAATCCCCAGTGTAACAATCAGGGGCACATAACTACTGCTCCAAAAGTTGGGTTGGTAAATCAGGTAAAATCCGGCAATCAATAGTCCTAGTTTTAAGAATGGCCCGCCAATTTGACGATTTACTGCAGTCATCGTTCCATTACTCCTTCATAAACTTGCTGGATTCGTTGGATAAATCGCTTTTGTTCATAATCACTAAAATCGACCGCTGCTATTTTAGCCTTGGTTGCCTGATAAAATGGGTCATCCGAGAAGAGACGTGTCAGTACTGCTAATAATTCATCATCACTCGTATAAACGATGCCGTTTACCCTCGCAGCCGTTTGAGAGAGGCCACCAATACGGGGGGCAAACGGAATCGCACCCAACAAAGCCGCCTCGACCATGGTCAACCCAAACGCGTCTGATTTGGACGTCGACAGCACAACTTTTGCATGCCGCATGTATTTGTAAGGGTTACTTTTAAACCCTAACCACCGTATTTGTGGGGTGGCTGCAATCTGTTTAGCGATGTGTGCGCTCAAGCTACCATCGCCGACAATCCCAATCTTTAGTTCAGGGATAGCGTCTAATAATTTATGCGCAATTCTCACAAATCTTGCGGGATCTTTAACATCTTCCAACCGTCCCACGAATAACAGGTCAAATGCAATGGTTGTGCTGGCAGTAGCCAGTTGGCATATCCGTGAACTGTCGATTCCATTGGGAATAATCGCCGTATTGGTTAAATGTTTGTGGAAGCGATACGATTCTTTGGCCCAATCTGAAACATATAAGACTCGTGAGCTCTTGTTGCCAATATATTGAAACGCCAAACTTTTCCAGTTCACACTAGTCTGCCATATCGGGGCTTGATGGATATGGGTGATAATTGGCACATGGTGAAAAAGTAGGTTGACCAAAAAACTCGCTTTGAAATCGTGTGCGTGAATAATATCTGGCTGGAGTGCCAGAATAGCTCGCCGAAATTTAAGAAGCTGTTTCGGCGAAAAACTTTGATACGCGATTCCGACAGCTTGCAAGCTTTCTTGTATCGATCCTGATTGTGAGCAGTAGGTGAAATCATAGGATCCACTCAAACCCCTACTGATATTAATGACCACCTGCTCAGCACCACCTAATTTGGCGGAAAACAAGACATGAACAATTTTTGTCATCGACAATCGTCCCTCCTAGGCCAAGCAACGCAAATAGTACGCCTGCGTTTGTTCAAGCATCTCATGCTCAGTATAGTGACGTTGATACATTTGATAGGAATTAGTCTTGACCTCGGCGATCTTTTTCGATTGATAGAGTGTCAGAATTTTTTCAGCAATCTGGCGCGCATCATTGGTGACCAAAAAGCCATTATGATCAATCAATTCCTGAATGCCCCCAACATTCGACGCAATAATCGGCAGACCTTGGGCTAAGGCTTCCACTAAACTGATTGGGAGTGCTTCATAATCAGAAATCAGCACCCCAACGTCCGATTGAGAATAATATTTTTGTACATTATCCACCACCCCATAAAAGTTCACTTTACCATCCAGATTCAACTGGTGCGTTAGCGTTTTACAGGCTTCAATCGAAGGGCCGTCACCCAGAAAATGACACACGATTGGTAGATTTTCCGGCAAGTATGTCAATGCTTGAATCAGGATATCCTGCCGTTTTGGTGTATCAAAGCGTGCCGCCATTGATAGT
This Lactiplantibacillus plantarum DNA region includes the following protein-coding sequences:
- a CDS encoding glycosyltransferase, whose product is MTKIVHVLFSAKLGGAEQVVINISRGLSGSYDFTYCSQSGSIQESLQAVGIAYQSFSPKQLLKFRRAILALQPDIIHAHDFKASFLVNLLFHHVPIITHIHQAPIWQTSVNWKSLAFQYIGNKSSRVLYVSDWAKESYRFHKHLTNTAIIPNGIDSSRICQLATASTTIAFDLLFVGRLEDVKDPARFVRIAHKLLDAIPELKIGIVGDGSLSAHIAKQIAATPQIRWLGFKSNPYKYMRHAKVVLSTSKSDAFGLTMVEAALLGAIPFAPRIGGLSQTAARVNGIVYTSDDELLAVLTRLFSDDPFYQATKAKIAAVDFSDYEQKRFIQRIQQVYEGVMER